The Chrysemys picta bellii isolate R12L10 chromosome 12, ASM1138683v2, whole genome shotgun sequence genome has a segment encoding these proteins:
- the COIL gene encoding coilin, which translates to MAAAGGGGPVRLRLLFDYPPPGSPGCSLCWLLLEPSQVRLVTDLISLIREKFGFSRRAQLSLFLEGALLPPTESARLVRDNDSLRVKLEEVVADSCDEMGNSTTYSSRKERKRHRQKLDEEGESKSEDDRHRRKKKKKKQNSEHLSYKEEDFVNVQDSWKKSKKIKRKEEVNGRNGITGGKDDSGLDESKKLKKKSEGEKELEPERKDAKQRKTRAVKGKTVLEKANNSFLLSPSKSSTVKNIAAQSSKKRGGISDCDSSSTSSDSEMDLKQNKSSHKPVAATLPRDKAQLAANSAIKAVAASKVTAKSKDENSPKTAISKKAKPQSSSSDSDSSMEEEEQSSNSKRNLLPKNPPIVNIMSKSLKAKTSSSKSDSSDSETFVIKKPIANVGFNKSLVRNGDKQLPTSNQGPAVNPSSFGRGLGRGEDNFFWRGYRGRGCRGMIRGRGRGRSRGESNRVFFNYSSESQKQQQLNEAAKNTSVVIQNPVEVPKRDYSVLPLLAAPPQVGGKIAFKLLELTENYTPEVSDYKEGKIISWNADNKQLELEILSSSAVVKEPGKFDLVYESADGAEVIEYAVSQDTKITESWGALIEPRLIVEPSPTNESTTENVKL; encoded by the exons ATGGCGGCGGCCGGTGGAGGGGGCCCTGTGCGGCTCCGGCTGCTCTTCGACTACCCGCCGCCGGGGAGCCCGGGCTGTTcgctgtgctggctgctgctggagcccagcCAAGTGCGCCTGGTCACCGACCTCATCAGCCTAATCCGGGAAAAGTTCGGCTTCAGCCGCCGGGCTCAGCTCAGCCTCTTCCTGGAGGGGGCGCTGCTGCCCCCGACCGAGAGCGCGCGGCTGGTGCGGGACAACGACTCCCTCAG AGTTAAATTGGAAGAGGTAGTTGCAGATAGTTGTGATGAGATGGGTAACAGTACCACTTATTCAtcaagaaaagagagaaaaagacacAGGCAAAAGTTGGATGAAGAGGGAGAGTCTAAAAGTGAAGATGACCGACacagaaggaaaaagaagaagaagaaacagaaCTCTGAACATCTTTCGTATAAGGAAGAGGACTTTGTAAATGTTCAAGACTCTTGGAAAAAGtccaagaaaataaaaagaaaagaagaggtgAATGGAAGAAATGGTATCACAGGAGGTAAGGATGACAGTGGTCTTGATGAGTccaaaaagcttaaaaaaaagtcCGAGGGGGAGAAAGAGCTGGAGCCAGAAAGAAAGGATGCTAAGCAGAGAAAGACAAGGGCAGTTAAAGGAAAGACTGTTTTAGAAAAGGCCAACAACAGTTTCCTTCTGAGTCCTAGTAAAAGCAGCACAGTAAAAAACATTGCAGCACAGTCCAGCAAAAAGAGAGGGGGAATTTCAGATTGTGATTCTTCCAGCACATCATCTGACAGTGAAATGGATCTGAAACAAAATAAATCCTCACATAAACCTGTGGCAGCAACCCTACCCAGAGACAAAGCCCAGCTTGCTGCAAATTCTGCTATAAAAGCTGTTGCTGCTAGTAAAGTTACTGCAAAGTCTAAAGATGAAAATTCCCCTAAGACTGCAATTAGTAAAAAAGCTAAACCCCAGTCCTCGAGTTCAGATTCTGACTCTagtatggaggaggaggagcaaagcagTAACTCAAAGAGAAATTTGCTGCCTAAAAATCCACCAATTGTGAACATTATGTCAAAGTCCCTCAAGGCAAAGACCTCCTCTTCAAAGTCTGATAGTTCAGATTCAGAGACATTTGTTATTAAAAAGCCCATAGCAAATGTTGGCTTCAATAAATCCTTAGTAAGAAATGGTGATAAACAGTTGCCAACTAGCAATCAAGGACCAGCTGTAAACCCTAGCAGTTTTGGAAGGGGACTTGGAAGAGGAGAGGATAACTTCTTCTGGAGAGGATATAGGGGCCGTGGGTGTCGTGGAATGATCcgaggccggggccggggtcgaaGCCGAGGAGAAAGCAATAGAGTCTTTTTCAACTACAGCAGTGAAAGCCAGAAACAGCAGCAGTTAAATGAAGCAGCAAAAAACACTTCAGTTGTTATCCAG AATCCAGTGGAAGTTCCAAAGAGGGACTATAGTGTACTACCTCTATTAGCTGCACCTCCACAAGTAGGGGGGAAAATTGCCTTTAAG CTTTTGGAATTAACTGAAAATTACACTCCTGAAGTATCTGACTACAAg GAGGGAAAAATAATCAGTTGGAATGCTGATAACAAACAGCTGGAGCTTGAGATTCTTTCATCTTCAGCAG tGGTGAAAGAGCCAGGAAAGTTTGATCTGGTGTATGAGTCTGCAGATGGAGCTGAAGTGATAGAATATGCTGTTTCTCAGGATACGAAG ATAACTGAAAGCTGGGGTGCACTGATTGAACCAAGACTGATTGTTGAACCTTCTCCTACTAATGAATCGACCACCGAGAATGTGAAACTCTAA